The sequence CTACTGACCGGCACCGGACAGCAGATGAGTATGGAATGCTGATTTTTAATCTTTTTGCTCATAGCAACCTGAAACCACAGGATATAAAAGCCATTGTCATTTCCTCGGTTGTACCACCGGTAATGCCGGCACTGGAACGCATGTCCCGCCGCTATTTCAAAATTAATCCTCTCGTAGTGGGGCCGGGGGTAAAAACTGGAATGCCCATCAAATACGATAATCCGCGGGAAGTGGGGGCAGACCGCATTGTCAATGCTATTGCCGGTTATGACCTGTATGGCGGGCCCTTGATTATCGTTGATTTTGGTACAGCTACCACTTTTTGTGCCATTTCCCGCCAGGGTGAGTATCTTGGTGGAGCGATTGCGCCGGGAATTGGCATTTCGGCAGAAGCTCTGTTTTCCAGAGCGGCCAAGTTGCCACGGATTGAGTTAGCCAAGCCTAAAACAGTGATTTGTAAAAATACCGTGAGCAGTATGCAATCCGGGGTTATCTATGGTTTTGTCGGTCAGGTCGATGAAATAGTGCGCAGAATGAAGAAAGAACTAGGGGGAGAGGCTTTTGTAGTGGCAACCGGCGGTCTGGCGGGTATGATTGCCTCTGAAAGCAGCACTATCGACAAAGTGGATCCCTATTTGACTCTTACTGGTCTGTACTATATTTATCAACGCAACAAGGATCACTGGCAGTTTGAAATGGAGGAATAGTCAATGAAAATTGGTGGAGTCAGGCTGGCCAATCGGGTTTTTGCTGCGCCGATGGCTGGTGTGACGGACCGCTCTTTTCGCCAGCTGGCCCGTGAAATGGGCTGTGGTCTGGTTTATACGGAAATGATTTCTGATCTGGCTTTGCTGTATAGCAATAAAAAGACACTGGAAATGGTGGACATAGGTGATGAGCCCAAACCTATAGCGGTACAGATTTTTGGCTCCCGACCGGAAGAGATGGCCCGCGCAGCAGAGCTGGTAGAAGAGGCAGGAGCGACTATTATTGATATCAATATGGGGTGTCCGGCGCCAAAGATTGTCAGAAACAATGAAGGGGCCGCCCTCATGCGTGATCCTGAACTGGCGGGGCGGATTGTGGAGGCGGTTTGTTCGGCGGT is a genomic window of Carboxydocella sporoproducens DSM 16521 containing:
- a CDS encoding type III pantothenate kinase, with the translated sequence MILVFDVGNTNIVLGVYEEGELIRHWRVTTDRHRTADEYGMLIFNLFAHSNLKPQDIKAIVISSVVPPVMPALERMSRRYFKINPLVVGPGVKTGMPIKYDNPREVGADRIVNAIAGYDLYGGPLIIVDFGTATTFCAISRQGEYLGGAIAPGIGISAEALFSRAAKLPRIELAKPKTVICKNTVSSMQSGVIYGFVGQVDEIVRRMKKELGGEAFVVATGGLAGMIASESSTIDKVDPYLTLTGLYYIYQRNKDHWQFEMEE